A window of the Brassica napus cultivar Da-Ae chromosome C5, Da-Ae, whole genome shotgun sequence genome harbors these coding sequences:
- the LOC106415518 gene encoding UPF0725 protein EMB2204, which produces MACQRGEGEDGRPQVIKFDGFDLPTVGPISSYRLRHFEHARYWHPEDEAFVKVYAQLGLHRYNFLEGTNYGFSLLQSYNRGMTFGAAPYYLTLFADCPDSGRTLPFHALVSENRIGCLDISVPIARPRCSEEQPRLCRPTYTCSPLPRWPSSEMFAQRRFYKLNEHELRNTDWVRLYLDLAHSTCDRGMTESQLSDFYIEKVAIRSLSDADPPRLDSKSVVVYMVYKDLAKDRLGEPCYRKAIIRRVYDESSRSLTFQGKHWSFSEEKEKKKKKKDKKRFALLKKRLGVCGAWRLGIDVYRKRGIRSSSTTR; this is translated from the exons ATGGCTTGCCAAAGAGGAGAGGGAGAAGACGGTCGTCCGCAAGTAATAAAGTTCGAT ggttttgatttacCCACTGTTGGTCCAATCTCATCTTATCGGTTGAGACACTTTGAGCACGCGCGGTACTGGCACCCTGAAGATGAAGCGTTTGTTAAGGTTTATGCCCAGTTGGGACTTCATCGTTACAATTTTTTGGAG GGGACTAACTACGGGTTCTCTCTCTTACAAAGTTACAACAGGGGTATGACTTTCGGGGCTGCCCCGTACTACCTCACCCTGTTTGCAGACTGTCCAGATTCTGGTCGTACGCTTCCTTTCCATGCGCTTGTTAGTGAAAACCGCATTGGTTGTCTGGATATCTCGGTCCCCATAGCTAGACCCCGATGTTCAGAGGAGCAGCCTCGACTTTGCCGACCAACCTACACATGTAGTCCTCTGCCTCGCTGGCCCTCCTCAGAGATGTTTGCCCAGCGGCGTTTTTACAAG TTGAATGAACACGAGCTGCGAAACACTGATTGGGTTCGTTTGTATTTGGATCTTGCACACAGTACCTGCGATAGGGGTATGACTGAg agccAACTCTCTGATTTCTACATTGAGAAAGTGGCCATTCGAAGTCTCAGTGATGCGGATCCGCCGAGACTCGACTCCAAGAGCGTTGTCGTCTACATGGTATACAAAGACTTGGCCAAGGATCGGCTTGGTGAGCCGTGTTACCGCAAAGCCATCATTAGACGGGTCTACGATGAGTCTTCACGATCATTGACTTTCCAAGGTAAGCATTGGAGCTTTTctgaggagaaggagaagaagaagaaaaaaaaagacaagaagagatTTGCACTGCTCAAGAAACGTTTAGGTGTTTGCGGAGCCTGGCGTTTGGGGATCGATGTCTACAGGAAACGTGGCATCCGCTCTTCTTCGACCACTCGTTGA